Proteins encoded by one window of Xenopus tropicalis strain Nigerian chromosome 6, UCB_Xtro_10.0, whole genome shotgun sequence:
- the LOC100145105 gene encoding uncharacterized protein LOC100145105 (The RefSeq protein has 24 substitutions, 1 frameshift, 1 non-frameshifting indel compared to this genomic sequence) has translation MAAADLRDELSCSICLSIYTDPVMLPCGHNFCRGCVGSVMDAQEGLGAYSCPECRAEYQERPALPRNRALGNIAARFCPTEPGETGIPCTYCVLSPVPAVKSCLHCEASLCDTHLRMHSKSEKHILIEPTMHLGDRKCSVHEELLKYYCCEDSACICVSCCLAGGHRGHRVELLSEASEKKKEKLRKVLEKLSPEREETERGAQRLQERRREGAEVAAGETERVTALFRGIREELEALEKRLLSDISRQKEELTLTLTELIQQLEIKKDELSRKIRHIEELCNMAAPLTVLQEQWESHGAAFCGAEGADTEGREREGIKVPAVGDLDVGRISETLLTGLAGIVTGVKGRIYGPEATDLVLDINTAHNRVSVSGDRKSASYSLTELHYPQSPERFQDESQALSSRSFPSGRHYWEVEGSESGGWGVGVAYPSIERGGEQSGIGENNKSWGLYRGNNNRYSVIHDSKWTQLPHVPSCRRIRIWLDYEAGRLSFYELSEPIRHLHTFTASFTEPLHAAFWVLGEGVWVRIIHYVLEGM, from the exons atggcggctgctgatctgagagacgagctgagctgctccatctgcctgagcatttatactgatccggtaatgctgccctgtggccataacttctgccggggctgcgTTGGCAGTGTGATGGATGCCCAGGAGGGATTGggggcttattcctgccctgaatgcagagccgAGTATCAGGAGCGCCCCGCCCTGCCCAGGAACAGAACTCTGGGGAACATAGCAGCGCGGTTCTGTCCGACTGAGCCGgagccgggggagactgggatTCCCTGCACCTACTGTGTCCTCTCCCCTGTACCCGCTGCTAAATCCTGTCTGCACtgtgaggcttctctgtgtgatacccacctgcGGGGGCACAGCCAGTCAGAGAAACACGTCTTAATAGAACCCACAATGCACCTGGGGGACAGGAAATGCTCAGTCCATGAAGAACTCCTGAAATATTACTGCTGTGAGGAttctgcctgtatctgtgtgtcctgctgcctggccggggagcaccggggccacagggtggagctgctgagtgaggcctctgagaagaagaaagagaaactgaggaaagttctggagaaactgagcccagagagagaggagactgagagaggagcccagaggctgcaggagcgcaggagagaaggggcagaagtggcagccggtgaaacagagagagtcactgccctgtttaggggcatcagggaagagctggaagccctagagaagcgactcctgagtgacatctccaggcagaaagaggagctctcactcacactcactgagctgatccaacagctggaaataaagaaggacgagctgtccaggaagatccggcacattgaggagctgtgcaacatggcagatccactcactgtcctacaggaacaatgggaatcccatggggctgccttttgtggggctgagggggcagatactgagggcagagagagagagggtataaaggtcccggctgtaggggatctggatgtgggtcggatctcagagacattactcacaggcttagctgggattgtgactggggtaaagggaaggatctatgggcaggaggctacagacctggtactggatataaacacggctcataatcttgtatctgtatcaggggacaggaaatctgcttcctactcactaacagaactacattacccacaatccccagagagatttcggaattatgctcaggctttaagcagcaggagtttcccctcagggcgacattactgggaagtggaggtcagtaaatcagggggctggggggtaggggcggcctatcccagtatagagaggggaggggagcaGTCCTGCATTGGgtataataacaagtcctggggtttgtgcagagggaataataacagatattcagtgagacatgacagtaaatggacacagttaccccacgtcccttcctgcaggagaatcaggatctcattggactatgaggccggacgcctgtccttttatgagctgagtgagccaatcaggcacttacacaccttcactgcctccttcactgagccccttcatgctgcattctgggtacggggggagggtgcctgggtgagaatcattcaC GTGCTGGAGGGAATGTAG
- the LOC108644467 gene encoding gastrula zinc finger protein XlCGF8.2DB-like isoform X2, translating to MKKIREDRSENIQANLSQTQTHKEFCKTSSNDWPPMPPEFGADGKSSVLRTQKLQDTGFRISFDCKECGESFGQQSKLEAHFLCHTGEKPFVCVHCGKGFKNKYKLNLHLRIHTGEKLSVCPHCGKSYRDKTKLIVHLRIHTGEKPFVCTECGKGFRKNHELKLHLHIHTGVNPFVCTECGKCFRDKSELNIHINVHTGKTFPCTECGKSFAAKKNLKRHQKVHTGEKPHECTECGKRFLEKSKLDIHYRSHSGVKPFSCCECGEQFGWKHQLQYHQLSHTGERPFVCTECGKNFKTKAALTLHCYVHTGEKPLVCPECGKGCRDQTSLNSHVRKHTGEKPFVCAECGKSYKDSSTLRHHLQTHIR from the exons ATGAAGAAGATCAGAGAAGATAGAAGTGAAAACATTCAGGCGAACCTCAGCCAAACCCAAACTCACAAAGAATTTTGCAAAACCTCCAGTAATGATTGGCCTCCGATGCCTCCAGAGTTTGGTGCTGATGGGAAATCTTCTGTTCTGAGAACACAAAAGTTACAAGATACTGGTTTCAGAATATCATTTGACTGCAAAGAGTGTGGAGAAAGCTTCGGGCAGCAGTCTAAGCTTGAAGCCCATTTTCTGTGCCACACAGGTGAGAAGCCATTTGTCTGTGTTCATTGTGGGAAAGGTTTCAAGAATAAATACAAACTTAATCTCCATCTAaggattcacacaggagagaagctTTCTGTCTGTCCTCATTGTGGGAAAAGCTACAGAGATAAGACTAAACTCATTGTTCATCTAaggattcacacaggagagaaaccatttgtctgcactgagtgtgggaaag gcTTCAGGAAAAACCATGAACTCAAATTGCACCTTCATATTCACACCGGAGTGAACCCATttgtctgcactgagtgtgggaaatgtttcaggGATAAAAGTGAACTGAACATTCATATTAACGTACACACAGGAAAGACTTTCCCCTGTACGGAGTGTGGCAAATCCTTTGCAGCAAAGAAGAATCTGAAAAGGCACCAAAAggttcacactggggagaaaccacatgagtgcacagagtgtgggaaacGATTCCTGGAGAAAAGTAAACTGGACATACATTATCGGAGTCATTCGGGAGTGAAACCATTCAGCTGCTGTGAGTGTGGAGAACAGTTTGGATGGAAACACCAGCTCCAGTATCACCAACTGAGTCACACCGGGGAGAGGCCAtttgtctgtactgagtgtgggaagAACTTCAAAACCAAGGCTGCACTCACTCTGCACTGTTatgttcacacaggggagaaaccattagTGTGCCCTGAGTGTGGGAAAGGCTGTAGGGACCAGACGAGCCTCAATAGTCATGTTCGGAAACACACGGGAGAGAAACCTTTTGTGTGCGCCGAGTGTGGGAAGAGTTACAAGGACTCCAGTACCCTGAGGCACCACCTTCAGACTCACATTAGATGA
- the LOC108644467 gene encoding gastrula zinc finger protein XlCGF57.1-like isoform X1 → MKKIREDRSENIQANLSQTQTHKEFCKTSSNDWPPMPPEFGADGKSSVLRTQKLQDTGFRISFDCKECGESFGQQSKLEAHFLCHTGEKPFVCVHCGKGFKNKYKLNLHLRIHTGEKLSVCPHCGKSYRDKTKLIVHLRIHTGEKPFVCTECGKGFRDSSSLKSHLRIHTGEKPFVCTECGKGFRKNHELKLHLHIHTGVNPFVCTECGKCFRDKSELNIHINVHTGKTFPCTECGKSFAAKKNLKRHQKVHTGEKPHECTECGKRFLEKSKLDIHYRSHSGVKPFSCCECGEQFGWKHQLQYHQLSHTGERPFVCTECGKNFKTKAALTLHCYVHTGEKPLVCPECGKGCRDQTSLNSHVRKHTGEKPFVCAECGKSYKDSSTLRHHLQTHIR, encoded by the coding sequence ATGAAGAAGATCAGAGAAGATAGAAGTGAAAACATTCAGGCGAACCTCAGCCAAACCCAAACTCACAAAGAATTTTGCAAAACCTCCAGTAATGATTGGCCTCCGATGCCTCCAGAGTTTGGTGCTGATGGGAAATCTTCTGTTCTGAGAACACAAAAGTTACAAGATACTGGTTTCAGAATATCATTTGACTGCAAAGAGTGTGGAGAAAGCTTCGGGCAGCAGTCTAAGCTTGAAGCCCATTTTCTGTGCCACACAGGTGAGAAGCCATTTGTCTGTGTTCATTGTGGGAAAGGTTTCAAGAATAAATACAAACTTAATCTCCATCTAaggattcacacaggagagaagctTTCTGTCTGTCCTCATTGTGGGAAAAGCTACAGAGATAAGACTAAACTCATTGTTCATCTAaggattcacacaggagagaaaccatttgtctgcactgagtgtgggaaaggcTTCAGGGATTCGAGCTCTCTGAAATCTCACCTCCggattcacacaggagagaaaccgtttgtctgcactgagtgtgggaaaggcTTCAGGAAAAACCATGAACTCAAATTGCACCTTCATATTCACACCGGAGTGAACCCATttgtctgcactgagtgtgggaaatgtttcaggGATAAAAGTGAACTGAACATTCATATTAACGTACACACAGGAAAGACTTTCCCCTGTACGGAGTGTGGCAAATCCTTTGCAGCAAAGAAGAATCTGAAAAGGCACCAAAAggttcacactggggagaaaccacatgagtgcacagagtgtgggaaacGATTCCTGGAGAAAAGTAAACTGGACATACATTATCGGAGTCATTCGGGAGTGAAACCATTCAGCTGCTGTGAGTGTGGAGAACAGTTTGGATGGAAACACCAGCTCCAGTATCACCAACTGAGTCACACCGGGGAGAGGCCAtttgtctgtactgagtgtgggaagAACTTCAAAACCAAGGCTGCACTCACTCTGCACTGTTatgttcacacaggggagaaaccattagTGTGCCCTGAGTGTGGGAAAGGCTGTAGGGACCAGACGAGCCTCAATAGTCATGTTCGGAAACACACGGGAGAGAAACCTTTTGTGTGCGCCGAGTGTGGGAAGAGTTACAAGGACTCCAGTACCCTGAGGCACCACCTTCAGACTCACATTAGATGA